The proteins below come from a single uncultured Methanobrevibacter sp. genomic window:
- the pyk gene encoding pyruvate kinase produces MKKTKVICSIGPASDCVEVMGEMVNRGMDCARINLSHATYESIPKTIDVIRQVRKEYGRPVAVMYDTKGPEFRTLTFKNGGVSLKKDDTIRMSAVCLVGNEKEFGVNHENAVNMINIGDSVLIDNALFELEVIDKGENYVVLKALSEGKIEDHKSINVPGVDLQLEFMSESDRKDIAFAAQHACDYLALSFVNAREDVIAAREIIEEAGGDALIISKIESKKGIDNIDEIIEESDGIMVARGDLGVEVPLEELPILQKNIIRKCRQKGKFAIVATEMLASMHDNPRPTRAEVSDVANAILDGTDCVMLSGETTVGEHPIESVEIMSKICRYVESTIDYTKHVAYKGTIGISDTIAKLVVDAVEFSDIKLIVTTTMTGFTARRISNFRPNSIIMACCPSNHIAEKVILNFGVKPIVTDIYESTDEMVNNAKKIAQKEFNLNKGDLIVVTGGLPLGKAKKTSYLRIVEI; encoded by the coding sequence ATGAAGAAAACAAAAGTCATCTGCAGCATAGGTCCGGCTAGTGATTGTGTAGAAGTGATGGGAGAAATGGTTAACAGAGGCATGGACTGTGCACGTATTAATCTTAGTCATGCTACATATGAAAGCATACCTAAAACAATTGATGTCATAAGACAGGTCCGCAAAGAATATGGTCGGCCTGTAGCTGTTATGTATGATACTAAAGGACCGGAATTTAGAACTTTAACATTTAAGAACGGAGGAGTGTCTCTTAAAAAGGATGATACAATCCGAATGAGTGCAGTATGCCTAGTTGGAAATGAAAAGGAATTCGGAGTAAATCATGAAAACGCAGTCAACATGATAAATATAGGAGACTCAGTTCTTATAGACAATGCATTGTTTGAATTGGAAGTCATCGACAAAGGTGAAAACTATGTGGTTTTGAAAGCTTTAAGCGAGGGTAAAATTGAAGATCACAAATCCATCAATGTCCCGGGTGTTGATTTACAATTGGAATTCATGAGTGAATCTGACAGAAAAGACATTGCTTTTGCAGCACAGCATGCCTGTGATTATTTGGCTTTATCCTTTGTAAATGCAAGGGAAGACGTAATTGCTGCTCGTGAAATTATAGAAGAAGCCGGAGGTGACGCACTCATCATCTCAAAAATTGAAAGCAAAAAGGGCATCGATAATATAGATGAAATTATTGAGGAATCTGATGGAATTATGGTAGCTCGAGGTGATTTGGGAGTTGAAGTTCCTCTGGAAGAGTTGCCTATTCTTCAAAAGAACATTATCAGAAAATGTCGTCAAAAAGGCAAATTCGCTATTGTCGCTACTGAAATGCTTGCTTCCATGCATGATAATCCAAGACCAACAAGAGCAGAGGTTTCAGATGTAGCCAATGCAATATTGGATGGAACCGATTGTGTAATGCTGTCAGGAGAAACAACTGTTGGAGAGCATCCTATTGAATCTGTTGAAATAATGAGCAAAATATGCAGATATGTGGAATCAACAATTGATTATACAAAACATGTCGCTTACAAGGGAACAATAGGCATTAGCGATACTATTGCAAAACTGGTTGTTGATGCTGTGGAATTTTCGGATATTAAATTAATTGTTACAACCACAATGACAGGTTTTACCGCTCGCCGAATTAGCAATTTCCGGCCAAACTCCATAATCATGGCATGCTGTCCGTCTAATCATATAGCTGAGAAGGTTATATTGAACTTTGGAGTCAAACCTATAGTCACAGATATATATGAAAGCACTGATGAAATGGTTAATAATGCAAAAAAAATAGCTCAAAAGGAATTTAATCTAAACAAAGGTGATTTAATAGTAGTTACAGGAGGTCTTCCACTAGGCAAAGCCAAAAAAACCAGTTATTTAAGAATAGTTGAAATCTGA
- a CDS encoding radical SAM protein — protein sequence MHYVKAKGIFTSDYGINLYRGCTHGCIYCDSRSEIYQLKHKFEDIEVKENAVELLKKELIRRKPFMVVTGAMTDPYIPIEKRLQHVRKCLELIYRYGYGFSCLTKSDLILRDLDLLKKINEKTKVVVQITLTVANDELCKKIEPNVSQTSKRVEVLERLNENNIPAVVWLSPILPYINDTEQNINSILDWCIDTNVKGVLNLDMGLSMRQGNREYFYKKLDENFPGLKEKYVEEFKDQEFIYGRNYRKLKGIIKNKCQKYKILYKQDDIFNYIHEFPCNSVQLKLI from the coding sequence ATGCATTATGTAAAAGCCAAGGGTATCTTCACATCTGATTATGGTATAAACCTGTATAGGGGTTGCACTCATGGGTGTATCTATTGTGACTCCAGAAGTGAAATTTATCAGCTTAAACATAAGTTTGAAGATATTGAAGTGAAGGAAAATGCAGTGGAATTGCTTAAAAAGGAATTAATCAGGCGTAAACCTTTCATGGTTGTAACAGGAGCAATGACTGACCCATATATTCCAATTGAAAAAAGATTGCAGCATGTACGCAAATGCCTGGAATTAATCTACAGGTACGGATATGGATTTTCATGCCTTACAAAATCAGATCTGATTTTAAGGGACTTGGATTTGCTTAAAAAGATTAATGAAAAAACGAAAGTTGTTGTTCAGATTACTTTAACCGTCGCCAATGATGAATTGTGCAAAAAAATTGAGCCGAATGTCTCACAGACATCAAAACGTGTGGAAGTTCTTGAAAGATTAAATGAAAATAATATTCCTGCAGTTGTCTGGCTGTCTCCAATATTGCCTTATATTAATGATACTGAGCAAAACATTAACTCCATTTTGGACTGGTGTATTGATACAAATGTCAAAGGCGTTTTGAATCTGGATATGGGTTTGTCAATGAGGCAGGGAAATCGGGAATACTTCTATAAAAAGCTGGATGAAAATTTTCCGGGTCTTAAGGAAAAATATGTTGAGGAGTTTAAAGACCAGGAATTTATATATGGCAGGAATTATCGAAAATTAAAAGGAATTATAAAAAATAAATGTCAAAAATATAAGATATTATATAAACAAGATGATATATTTAATTATATTCATGAATTTCCTTGCAATTCTGTTCAGTTAAAATTAATTTAG
- a CDS encoding type II CAAX prenyl endopeptidase Rce1 family protein: protein MEDFFNFEEKEYDIPFYNNIPKLSKFEWGLLALGLILFYVVLIVPIIASDEVNSLLFCLVLLVPTLYVLKGNWSLMFRKIRRNDITPILIVVFLQAAYSFGMLYILSLLGLASKAPVDAEAQTTTIISFLSMAIQLMGEELFKVILLIIVMHIVYRFLNRKQSIIFSLIITLAAFGLLHAGFYGGVVNVLLIQGLGSIFEMYLYLKTKNIMVTYASHLLYDCIPIFFELLTLI from the coding sequence ATGGAAGATTTTTTTAATTTTGAAGAAAAGGAATATGACATTCCATTTTATAATAATATACCAAAGCTATCAAAATTTGAATGGGGCCTTTTGGCGCTGGGTTTAATACTCTTTTATGTTGTCTTGATAGTTCCGATAATAGCGTCAGATGAAGTAAACTCACTGCTTTTCTGTCTGGTTTTGCTTGTTCCCACATTGTATGTTTTGAAGGGAAACTGGAGTTTGATGTTTAGAAAAATCAGGCGCAATGATATAACACCTATTTTAATAGTTGTTTTTCTACAGGCAGCATATTCATTTGGAATGCTTTATATTTTAAGTCTTTTAGGATTGGCGAGTAAAGCTCCCGTTGATGCTGAAGCACAAACAACAACAATAATATCATTTCTATCCATGGCAATTCAGCTGATGGGTGAGGAACTGTTTAAAGTAATTTTGCTTATCATTGTGATGCATATAGTATATCGCTTCTTAAACAGAAAACAGTCTATAATATTTTCTTTAATCATTACACTTGCTGCATTCGGCCTTCTTCATGCAGGATTTTATGGAGGTGTAGTTAATGTGCTTCTCATTCAGGGTCTGGGGTCAATTTTTGAAATGTATCTGTATTTAAAAACCAAAAATATTATGGTTACATATGCAAGCCATCTGCTCTATGACTGTATACCGATATTCTTTGAATTGCTCACATTAATTTAA
- the surE gene encoding 5'/3'-nucleotidase SurE, whose amino-acid sequence MNILISNDDGVFAPGILAAKQAVEDLANVTVVAPDKNNSSVGRRISLFKHLKLEKCELEDGSLAYSVSGSPADAVIVGANYVMDEKPDLVITGINQGVNISCDITSSGTVCAAFEAISLGIPAIAVSLFIDPKTAFKQDENGEWYVDYDFTLTKKVLHDIVLKIINEGFPEGVDLFNLNVPSNYESPEVKITSLAHKMLDKHVIDNTDEEKAEIFNHPLDENQNSDNLIMIASDLVSEYDKGTDGYALLVEKRPSLTPLNVNMTSKDLKDWY is encoded by the coding sequence ATGAATATTTTAATATCTAATGATGATGGTGTTTTTGCACCAGGAATATTGGCTGCAAAACAGGCTGTAGAAGATCTGGCTAATGTTACTGTAGTAGCGCCTGACAAAAACAACAGCAGTGTAGGCCGCAGAATATCCCTTTTTAAACATTTGAAATTGGAAAAGTGTGAACTTGAAGACGGAAGTTTGGCTTATTCAGTTTCAGGAAGTCCGGCAGACGCCGTCATTGTAGGCGCCAATTATGTAATGGATGAAAAACCTGATTTAGTCATTACTGGAATAAACCAGGGAGTTAATATAAGCTGTGATATTACATCTTCAGGTACTGTATGTGCAGCTTTTGAGGCTATAAGTCTAGGTATTCCAGCCATTGCAGTTTCACTTTTTATAGATCCTAAAACTGCATTCAAACAGGATGAAAACGGCGAATGGTATGTGGACTATGATTTTACATTAACAAAGAAAGTTTTGCATGACATTGTATTAAAAATAATAAATGAAGGATTTCCAGAAGGGGTTGACCTATTTAATCTTAATGTACCATCAAATTATGAATCACCTGAAGTTAAAATAACCAGTCTAGCACATAAAATGCTTGATAAACACGTAATAGACAATACAGATGAGGAAAAAGCGGAAATATTTAACCATCCTCTCGATGAAAATCAGAACAGTGACAATTTGATAATGATTGCATCTGATCTGGTATCTGAATATGATAAAGGAACTGACGGATATGCTCTTCTTGTTGAAAAAAGGCCTAGTTTAACTCCTCTAAATGTCAATATGACTTCAAAAGATTTGAAGGATTGGTATTAA
- a CDS encoding alpha/beta hydrolase, with the protein MNKKIIIGIILFLIIFVGGFFVYAQFYYHAEKTATDYLNGTEEVNVTKVSNGLFLDGSGNNTTIIFYPGAKVEYTSYLPLFMDLASEGIDCYLVEMPFNLAFFAVNSADDIIKNSSYEHYFMAGHSLGGAMASSYVNKTTNNITGLIYLSSHSPDEIHVPVLSIRGTNDGVINLTSYNQAKSLMKNNFTEIIINGGNHAQFGYYGNQSGDGQANITPESQQNQSAEAILKFIDYYT; encoded by the coding sequence ATGAATAAAAAAATTATTATAGGCATTATTCTGTTCCTTATAATATTTGTCGGGGGTTTTTTTGTATATGCCCAATTTTATTATCATGCTGAAAAAACTGCAACAGATTATCTGAATGGAACAGAAGAAGTAAATGTGACTAAAGTCTCAAATGGACTATTTTTAGATGGTTCCGGTAATAACACTACCATCATATTCTATCCAGGAGCCAAAGTTGAATATACCTCATATCTGCCACTGTTTATGGATTTGGCCAGTGAAGGCATTGACTGTTATCTTGTTGAAATGCCATTTAACCTTGCATTCTTTGCAGTAAACAGTGCTGACGACATTATTAAAAATTCAAGTTATGAACATTATTTCATGGCAGGTCATTCATTAGGAGGAGCTATGGCCAGTTCTTATGTAAACAAAACAACAAACAACATAACAGGTTTGATATATCTATCATCCCACTCTCCGGATGAAATTCACGTTCCTGTTTTATCAATTCGCGGTACAAATGATGGTGTCATCAATTTGACAAGTTATAATCAAGCCAAATCTCTGATGAAAAACAATTTCACAGAAATAATAATCAATGGTGGAAACCATGCCCAATTCGGATATTACGGAAACCAATCAGGAGACGGACAGGCAAACATCACCCCTGAAAGCCAACAGAATCAAAGTGCTGAGGCAATATTAAAATTCATTGATTATTATACTTAA
- a CDS encoding PLP-dependent cysteine synthase family protein, whose amino-acid sequence MNIGKLVGNTPMIKIDYEYEGKKGSIYTKLEYYNYSGSIKDRIALYIIEKERENGNLADGQAIVEVTSGNTGISFSAIGALYGHDVHIFMPDWVSLERRKLIEMYGAHVHLVSKEEGGFKKALELAEEFADENNAFRPLQFDNELNPEAQYKTTGQEIIDAVPDVNAFVSGIGTGGTLIGIGQRLKDNNPDSKIFALEPSTLSILKMGMEEGSHLIEGIGDDFIPGIVNQDLIDDIVLIHDCDAINMSKKIAKEFGLGIGISSGANFLASVLMDSDEYKIATVFPDDNKKYITTKLSEPLDDNSELISNKIRLIGFEVI is encoded by the coding sequence ATGAATATTGGAAAGTTAGTTGGTAATACGCCAATGATAAAAATTGATTATGAATATGAAGGAAAAAAAGGCAGCATTTACACCAAACTAGAATACTACAATTACTCCGGAAGTATAAAAGACAGAATTGCATTATATATTATTGAAAAAGAAAGAGAAAATGGAAATTTGGCTGATGGTCAAGCTATTGTTGAGGTTACAAGCGGAAATACTGGCATATCATTCAGTGCAATAGGTGCACTTTACGGCCATGACGTACATATATTCATGCCGGATTGGGTATCACTGGAGAGAAGAAAACTGATTGAAATGTACGGAGCTCATGTTCATCTTGTATCCAAAGAAGAGGGAGGATTTAAAAAGGCACTTGAACTTGCAGAAGAATTTGCTGATGAAAACAATGCATTCAGACCTCTTCAATTTGACAATGAATTAAACCCTGAAGCACAATATAAAACAACAGGCCAGGAAATCATTGATGCAGTTCCTGATGTAAATGCATTTGTTTCAGGCATCGGAACCGGAGGAACCCTTATTGGAATAGGTCAAAGATTAAAAGACAATAATCCTGATTCAAAAATATTTGCCCTTGAACCATCCACTTTATCCATCCTTAAAATGGGAATGGAAGAAGGAAGTCATTTGATTGAAGGAATCGGTGACGACTTTATTCCGGGAATTGTAAATCAAGATTTAATTGATGACATTGTTTTAATTCATGATTGTGACGCTATCAACATGTCAAAAAAGATAGCTAAGGAATTCGGCTTGGGAATCGGTATTTCCAGTGGTGCAAACTTCCTTGCCAGTGTTTTGATGGATAGCGACGAATACAAAATAGCTACTGTTTTTCCAGATGACAATAAAAAATACATAACTACAAAATTATCAGAACCTCTTGATGATAATTCAGAACTGATATCCAATAAAATCAGACTTATAGGATTTGAAGTGATTTAA
- a CDS encoding DUF116 domain-containing protein, translating into MVGDIFPYRLDNDYYNNVKQFCDEFIEFARQFNFKDDEESLEALCIGVYWYLYGTTALDLNSNIHQTLANLAEYRRAFPEDKPFIDELRGKLLTKFLFKPFKENHEKLTKENLELLINFLEATGDYMDHLSHYRNFTHSLDDCLTLTEWFSKNSSKFLEQYTCNLENYLENNTSNHLMEEDVIFYHGHELEYHLNMLGAEIMNRIFRKDFDKRKRKAIILPGCMNANNKKCKAKEDRLGDVCTFCNPKCNVYKIAKRYPDNEVYIVSHESTAFKGAKKEDMDELGIIGITCVLNLISGGWKSSNLSIPPQCVLLEHVACKSHWLDEDIYGEINEDQLDLKV; encoded by the coding sequence ATGGTTGGGGATATCTTTCCTTATAGGTTGGATAATGACTATTACAATAATGTAAAGCAATTCTGCGATGAATTCATTGAGTTTGCCCGTCAGTTCAATTTTAAAGATGATGAAGAATCTCTTGAAGCATTGTGCATAGGTGTCTACTGGTATCTATATGGCACAACAGCACTTGATTTAAACAGCAACATTCACCAGACCTTGGCAAATCTTGCTGAATACAGAAGAGCATTTCCTGAAGACAAGCCTTTCATTGATGAGCTGAGAGGCAAACTATTGACAAAATTCCTCTTTAAACCATTTAAGGAAAATCATGAAAAACTGACAAAGGAAAACCTTGAATTGTTAATTAATTTTCTTGAAGCCACAGGAGATTATATGGACCATCTTTCACATTATAGAAATTTCACCCACAGTCTTGATGACTGTCTTACATTAACGGAATGGTTTTCCAAAAACAGCTCCAAATTCCTGGAACAATATACATGTAATCTTGAAAATTATCTTGAAAACAACACATCCAATCATCTCATGGAGGAAGATGTGATATTTTACCATGGTCATGAACTTGAATATCATTTAAACATGCTTGGGGCCGAGATAATGAATAGGATATTCAGGAAGGATTTTGATAAAAGGAAAAGAAAGGCAATAATACTGCCGGGATGCATGAATGCAAACAATAAAAAATGCAAAGCAAAAGAAGACAGATTGGGTGATGTCTGCACATTCTGCAATCCAAAATGCAATGTGTATAAAATAGCTAAGAGATATCCTGATAATGAAGTTTATATAGTTTCTCATGAATCAACAGCATTTAAAGGTGCAAAAAAAGAGGATATGGATGAATTGGGAATTATTGGCATAACTTGCGTATTGAATCTGATTTCTGGCGGATGGAAATCATCAAATCTTTCAATTCCACCGCAATGCGTCCTATTGGAACATGTTGCATGTAAAAGCCATTGGCTTGATGAAGACATTTACGGTGAAATCAATGAAGATCAGCTGGATTTGAAAGTTTAA
- a CDS encoding FmdE family protein, which produces MNKQYLFIIMAIVCSLFLVGAVSAHDADVLADSNDQVKNPIDVEVNYEYNENINPHFVITQGDNTIDYQKTSKSTNSYSINLNNATDGQYTLSVYSPGYETVSQNISVGSNQLNNLVFNLKPTDNYKIGYEITSDANKRLNFASADDVLVITTAGLTRINDTTTENVLDGIINAADGYVTYGQGNILTLSAIRSDPTNFGFVARKGDSLTMAFYKNCNINPVYVGTINSANMNDKKWKELQNLLGKEDAYSYVSLANAWAAGLPSDILTQAAYHGHVCTGLVSGQAMIHTLIKYFPPRGETGVAPLENTAYYVVAVPGGSDDDAFTWSMDITPGKRAYIGIDTMVNKTMTGFIRWDESANTGILILMTYNEDGLKNEFKKLTKLNPDASAANDLKYQKWLIDKLSSDPESLVTIVAQYGNLTNDQLVQLIGTSDASIDIDARGLDLDYINSLNLPTIGPDSTKDLSKDTISNQALKSIGIEAANIAIDHFKELNITIEKDMQNFYVLTSAGFVRINNTDTSMVYDGIAEVLGSRLSRATLLPVHTGLWKELVFDFFWLDPTNNTNTASFSLLYNQTTGKFEVCPQNYNIQDNSIKYNPAYDTLLAWLFHNHVCPGGSPGILLADKVFDELPLGENESYMLVTTLAYCKEDTLSRLLGVSPGMQNYYNLRVSEITADAGNKASYSNIIVRWNSETKTGDATLVTIAFPKFATGGSANYEEWNKLFKGDYSSPGLVRPPLIELSVTKEINEDMLNTIIAGAYDTEAGDAVQYFFGLDEKLPEAPANGNTDNNDGGNTKVDNGGSKKSGSSAKNSGSSSKTSNSNNRGSSNNGASSNVVSRSSTGYSSSVGQSSDPLTVSAASEATPVSDNPQNTASPNKNAKSSPSESKAYEVQKSVPKTDSNNLIYGLAFILVIGAIVGLVYIKRK; this is translated from the coding sequence ATGAATAAACAGTATTTATTCATAATCATGGCGATTGTTTGTTCATTATTTTTAGTTGGTGCTGTTTCAGCTCATGATGCTGATGTTTTGGCTGATTCAAATGATCAAGTCAAAAATCCGATTGATGTTGAAGTAAATTATGAATATAATGAAAATATTAATCCTCACTTTGTTATAACACAGGGAGACAATACTATTGATTATCAAAAAACTTCAAAATCTACAAATTCATACAGTATTAATCTAAATAATGCAACAGATGGTCAGTATACCTTATCAGTATATTCTCCAGGTTATGAAACTGTATCACAAAATATCTCTGTTGGTTCAAATCAATTAAATAATTTAGTATTCAACCTTAAACCTACAGACAATTATAAAATTGGTTATGAAATCACCAGTGATGCAAACAAAAGACTTAACTTTGCAAGCGCTGATGATGTTTTAGTAATTACTACTGCAGGTTTAACTAGAATTAACGATACAACCACAGAAAATGTTTTAGATGGAATAATCAATGCAGCAGATGGCTATGTAACATATGGTCAAGGAAATATTTTAACATTATCTGCAATAAGAAGTGATCCGACTAATTTTGGATTTGTAGCCAGAAAAGGAGATAGTCTAACAATGGCTTTCTATAAAAACTGCAATATAAATCCTGTTTATGTTGGAACTATTAACAGCGCAAATATGAATGATAAAAAATGGAAAGAACTGCAAAATCTTTTAGGAAAAGAAGATGCATATTCCTATGTCAGCTTAGCTAATGCATGGGCTGCAGGATTGCCTTCAGATATTCTGACACAGGCAGCTTATCACGGACATGTTTGTACTGGTCTTGTTAGCGGTCAGGCAATGATTCACACATTAATCAAATATTTCCCACCAAGAGGTGAAACTGGTGTAGCTCCACTTGAAAATACAGCATATTATGTTGTTGCAGTTCCTGGAGGATCTGATGATGATGCATTCACATGGTCTATGGATATTACTCCTGGTAAAAGAGCTTACATTGGTATCGACACAATGGTTAATAAAACTATGACAGGTTTTATCAGATGGGATGAAAGTGCAAACACCGGTATTTTAATTTTAATGACCTATAATGAAGACGGACTTAAAAATGAATTTAAAAAACTGACTAAACTTAATCCGGATGCAAGTGCAGCCAATGATTTGAAATATCAAAAATGGTTGATTGATAAATTAAGCAGTGACCCTGAATCTTTAGTTACTATTGTCGCACAATATGGAAATTTAACTAATGACCAGTTAGTACAGTTAATCGGAACTAGTGATGCAAGTATTGATATAGATGCCAGAGGATTAGACTTGGATTATATTAACAGTTTAAACTTGCCTACCATTGGTCCTGATTCCACTAAAGATTTATCAAAAGATACAATTTCCAATCAAGCTTTAAAAAGCATTGGTATTGAAGCAGCGAACATTGCAATTGATCATTTTAAAGAATTGAATATTACTATTGAAAAAGATATGCAAAATTTCTACGTTTTAACAAGTGCTGGTTTTGTACGTATCAATAATACTGACACTTCCATGGTCTATGACGGCATTGCTGAAGTTTTAGGCTCAAGATTAAGCAGAGCAACATTACTTCCAGTTCATACAGGATTATGGAAAGAACTTGTATTTGATTTCTTCTGGTTAGATCCAACAAATAATACAAATACTGCCTCTTTCAGTTTATTATACAACCAAACAACCGGTAAATTTGAAGTATGTCCACAAAATTACAATATCCAAGATAATTCAATTAAATATAATCCTGCATACGATACTTTACTTGCATGGCTATTCCATAACCATGTATGTCCTGGAGGATCTCCTGGTATATTGCTTGCAGATAAAGTATTTGATGAATTGCCATTGGGTGAAAATGAAAGCTATATGCTTGTAACTACATTAGCATACTGTAAAGAAGATACATTGTCCAGATTACTTGGCGTATCTCCAGGTATGCAAAACTACTATAACTTAAGAGTTTCTGAAATTACAGCTGATGCAGGAAATAAGGCCAGTTATTCTAACATTATTGTTCGTTGGAATTCTGAAACCAAAACCGGTGATGCAACTTTAGTTACAATTGCTTTTCCTAAATTTGCAACTGGCGGTTCTGCAAACTATGAGGAATGGAACAAACTATTTAAAGGAGATTATTCCTCTCCAGGTTTGGTAAGACCTCCTCTTATAGAACTTAGCGTAACTAAAGAAATAAATGAAGACATGTTAAACACTATTATTGCAGGTGCATATGATACTGAAGCAGGAGATGCCGTTCAATATTTCTTCGGTTTAGATGAAAAACTCCCTGAAGCTCCAGCAAATGGCAATACTGACAATAATGATGGTGGAAATACTAAAGTAGACAACGGTGGTTCTAAAAAATCAGGTTCTTCAGCTAAAAACAGTGGCAGCAGCTCAAAAACATCTAACTCAAATAATAGAGGGTCTTCAAATAATGGTGCATCTTCAAATGTTGTATCCAGAAGTTCAACAGGATACTCATCATCAGTTGGCCAATCTTCCGATCCTTTAACTGTTTCCGCTGCATCTGAAGCAACTCCTGTAAGTGACAATCCACAAAATACAGCTTCTCCTAATAAAAATGCAAAAAGTTCACCTAGTGAATCTAAAGCATATGAAGTTCAAAAATCTGTTCCTAAAACAGATTCCAACAACTTAATCTATGGATTAGCATTCATTTTAGTAATTGGAGCTATTGTTGGACTTGTTTATATAAAACGTAAATAA
- a CDS encoding radical SAM/SPASM domain-containing protein produces the protein MAENNFDVQDYLNIGVENILKDALKATLKNPKESLYLLKFSKHAKKATKIREKYHENGKDIPVFLIASITSRCNLHCTGCYSRANDACNDSQPLNQLTAEQWNEIFNQARDVGISFIVLAGGEPLLRQDIITKASEYPEILFPIFTNGTLLDKNYLKLFDKNRNLVPVLSIEGDEKITDSRRGDGVYKQLVDSMESMRKNNIIFGASLTFTKGNIPNLLSNDFIEKLHNFGCKVVFFIEYVPVNNQTVNLAPSDDERELLLSELARLRSQYSDMLFLSFPGDEKESGGCLAAGRGFFHINSHGGAEPCPASPYSDINVCDTSLLEALDSKLFKSLRDGGILMDDHEGGCVLFEHKDDVERILEEVK, from the coding sequence ATGGCAGAGAACAATTTTGATGTTCAGGATTATCTGAATATTGGTGTTGAAAATATCCTTAAAGATGCATTAAAGGCTACACTGAAAAATCCCAAGGAAAGTCTGTATCTACTTAAATTCTCAAAACACGCTAAAAAAGCTACTAAAATACGAGAGAAATACCATGAAAATGGTAAAGATATTCCTGTATTTTTGATAGCAAGCATAACAAGCAGATGCAATTTGCATTGTACCGGATGCTACTCAAGAGCCAATGATGCATGCAATGATTCACAACCCCTTAATCAGCTTACAGCAGAACAATGGAATGAGATATTCAATCAGGCAAGAGATGTCGGAATAAGCTTTATTGTTCTTGCAGGTGGTGAACCATTGCTTAGGCAGGATATAATAACAAAAGCCAGCGAATATCCTGAAATTCTATTTCCGATATTTACAAATGGAACCCTTCTCGATAAAAATTATTTAAAGCTGTTTGATAAAAACAGAAATCTCGTCCCTGTTCTTTCCATTGAAGGTGATGAGAAAATCACTGATTCAAGACGTGGAGATGGTGTTTATAAACAGCTGGTAGATTCAATGGAATCAATGAGAAAAAACAATATCATTTTCGGAGCATCACTGACATTTACAAAAGGAAATATCCCTAATTTGCTTTCAAATGATTTCATAGAAAAACTACATAATTTCGGATGCAAAGTAGTGTTTTTCATAGAATATGTTCCAGTCAACAATCAGACTGTTAATCTTGCACCAAGTGATGATGAAAGGGAGTTACTGTTAAGTGAACTTGCCCGTTTACGCAGCCAATACTCAGACATGCTGTTTTTATCATTTCCAGGAGATGAAAAGGAATCTGGAGGATGTCTTGCTGCAGGAAGAGGATTTTTCCATATTAACTCACATGGCGGTGCCGAACCCTGTCCCGCTTCACCATATTCCGATATAAATGTATGCGACACTTCCCTTCTTGAGGCACTGGATTCAAAATTATTCAAATCTCTAAGAGATGGTGGAATTCTCATGGATGACCATGAAGGAGGATGCGTTTTATTTGAACATAAAGACGATGTTGAAAGGATATTGGAAGAGGTGAAATAA